One part of the Streptomyces ferrugineus genome encodes these proteins:
- a CDS encoding FadR/GntR family transcriptional regulator, translating to MDETAPQKGTVTQRAIEQIKAMIAEGRLEPGQRLPTERDLAARLGISRSSMREAIRALTVMGVLEARHGSGIYVTQLEAGDLLETFGVVADLSRGPRLVELLEVRRILESTATAMAAARITPDQLAEVEKHLTAMNATDDPEEILAHDLAFHREIAVAAGNDTMAAILEGLSSRTFRARVWRGYQEEGAFTRTRREHAAIHRALVARDPEAARAAAAAHVGEVEEWLRAQLGG from the coding sequence GTGGATGAGACAGCCCCGCAGAAGGGCACCGTGACGCAGCGCGCCATCGAGCAGATCAAGGCGATGATCGCGGAGGGACGCCTCGAGCCCGGCCAGCGGCTGCCGACCGAGCGCGATCTGGCGGCGCGGCTCGGCATCTCCCGCAGCTCGATGCGCGAGGCGATCCGCGCGCTGACCGTGATGGGGGTGCTGGAGGCCCGGCACGGTTCGGGCATCTACGTCACCCAGCTCGAGGCCGGCGATCTGCTGGAGACGTTCGGCGTGGTGGCCGACCTCTCGCGGGGCCCGCGGCTGGTGGAGCTGCTGGAGGTGCGGCGCATCCTGGAGTCGACGGCGACCGCCATGGCGGCGGCGCGGATCACACCGGACCAGCTCGCGGAGGTCGAGAAGCATCTGACGGCGATGAACGCCACGGACGACCCCGAGGAGATCCTCGCCCACGATCTGGCGTTCCACCGCGAGATCGCGGTCGCCGCGGGCAACGACACCATGGCCGCGATCCTGGAGGGCCTGTCGTCGCGCACCTTCCGGGCCCGCGTGTGGCGGGGCTACCAGGAGGAGGGCGCCTTCACCCGCACCCGCCGCGAACACGCCGCGATCCACCGCGCCCTGGTGGCTCGCGACCCGGAGGCGGCCCGGGCCGCGGCGGCCGCACATGTCGGCGAGGTCGAGGAGTGGCTGAGGGCGCAGCTCGGCGGCTGA